The Tepidibacter aestuarii genome contains a region encoding:
- a CDS encoding DUF2156 domain-containing protein yields MFKPVDIEVKNELDEYLKNLNYEACEYNFTTLFMWQHLYKTMYYKGKNFIVIIGEYEDQKFTVIPLAEKENLKDAFEFIVDYFKNNDQKIHLRAATGEFVEFLKENYNEKFNYIEERDYFDYVYLGENLRKLPGRKYQKKRNHINYFLKEYEGRFEYKRLHEENFDECLNLLEKWTENKEDDESILSEKIAIEKVFKNYDKLDVKVGGIYIDSKLEAFTFGEYLNENMALIHVEKANAEIRGLYPIINKLFLENEFEDVEFVNREEDLGVAGLRKAKLSYYPYKFVEKYTVLEV; encoded by the coding sequence ATTTTTAAACCAGTAGATATAGAAGTAAAAAATGAACTAGATGAATATTTAAAAAATTTAAATTATGAAGCTTGTGAATATAACTTTACAACGTTATTCATGTGGCAGCATTTATATAAAACTATGTATTATAAAGGAAAAAATTTTATAGTTATTATAGGTGAATATGAGGACCAGAAATTCACTGTAATACCTCTCGCCGAAAAGGAAAATTTAAAAGACGCATTTGAATTTATTGTAGATTATTTTAAAAACAATGATCAAAAAATCCATTTAAGAGCTGCAACAGGAGAATTTGTTGAATTTTTAAAGGAAAATTATAACGAAAAATTTAATTATATAGAAGAAAGAGACTATTTTGATTATGTATATTTAGGAGAAAACTTAAGGAAACTTCCGGGTAGAAAATATCAAAAGAAAAGAAATCATATTAATTATTTTTTAAAAGAGTATGAGGGTAGATTTGAGTATAAAAGATTGCATGAAGAGAATTTTGATGAATGCCTAAACCTTTTAGAAAAATGGACTGAAAATAAAGAAGATGATGAAAGTATATTAAGTGAAAAAATTGCAATTGAGAAGGTATTTAAAAACTACGATAAGCTAGATGTAAAAGTAGGAGGAATCTATATAGACTCTAAATTAGAAGCATTTACATTTGGAGAATATTTAAATGAGAATATGGCACTTATACATGTAGAAAAAGCTAATGCAGAAATAAGAGGATTATATCCTATAATAAATAAGTTGTTTTTAGAAAACGAATTTGAAGATGTTGAATTCGTGAATAGAGAAGAAGACTTAGGGGTTGCAGGTTTAAGAAAAGCCAAACTATCTTATTATCCATATAAATTCGTAGAGAAATATACTGTACTGGAGGTTTAA
- a CDS encoding ComEC/Rec2 family competence protein, whose translation MKRIFLVTFIILSTILCSCSQINEESINCSLNKNLLSVHFIDVGQGDSTLLISPDNKTMLIDAGDNSHGQKVVDYLNKLNIKKIDILVGTHPDADHIGGLDYIINNFDIGYFYMPNKSHNTNTFKDVLLVAKNKSLKIHKAKSGMSFSLGKFIKCNVLSPMKNYSENNLCSLVIKSTYKNKSFLFAADAEFQNEQDMINSNYNVKSNILKLGHHGSSSSTSEGFLLKVSPDIAIISCKHNNKYNHPSEKTLTLLKKYNIPLYRTDKQDDIVLFCDGYEIFSYKRPLKL comes from the coding sequence ATGAAAAGAATATTCTTAGTAACATTTATTATATTATCAACTATCCTTTGCAGTTGTTCACAAATAAATGAAGAATCTATAAATTGTAGTTTAAATAAAAATTTGCTTTCTGTTCATTTTATAGATGTAGGACAGGGTGATAGTACTCTTTTAATTTCTCCAGACAACAAAACCATGTTAATAGATGCAGGAGATAATTCTCATGGTCAAAAAGTAGTTGATTATTTAAATAAACTTAATATCAAAAAAATAGATATTTTGGTAGGAACACACCCTGATGCAGATCATATAGGAGGTCTTGATTATATAATAAACAATTTTGATATAGGTTATTTTTATATGCCAAATAAAAGTCATAATACAAATACATTCAAAGATGTTCTCTTAGTAGCTAAAAATAAAAGCTTAAAAATACATAAAGCTAAATCAGGAATGAGTTTTTCATTAGGTAAATTTATTAAATGCAATGTTTTAAGTCCTATGAAAAATTATAGCGAAAATAATTTATGTTCATTAGTTATAAAATCAACTTATAAAAACAAAAGTTTTTTATTCGCAGCAGATGCTGAATTTCAAAATGAGCAAGATATGATAAATTCAAATTACAATGTAAAATCTAATATTCTAAAATTAGGTCATCACGGAAGTTCATCTTCAACAAGCGAAGGTTTCCTCTTAAAGGTAAGTCCTGATATTGCAATCATTTCTTGCAAGCATAATAATAAATACAACCATCCAAGTGAAAAAACATTGACTCTTTTAAAAAAATATAATATACCTTTGTATAGAACAGATAAACAAGACGATATAGTGCTTTTTTGTGACGGCTATGAGATTTTTAGTTATAAGAGACCATTAAAACTATAG
- a CDS encoding DUF3006 domain-containing protein, with protein sequence MRGIIDRFENKFAIVELEDKSFIDINISKLPKSAKEGDVILINKDSISLDLNETNKLKKEVNDLMNELFID encoded by the coding sequence ATGAGAGGAATAATAGATAGATTTGAAAATAAATTTGCAATAGTAGAACTTGAAGATAAATCATTTATAGATATAAACATATCAAAACTTCCAAAATCAGCAAAAGAAGGAGATGTAATATTAATAAATAAAGATAGCATCTCCTTGGATTTGAATGAAACAAATAAACTAAAAAAAGAAGTAAACGATTTAATGAATGAACTATTTATTGACTAA
- a CDS encoding tRNA threonylcarbamoyladenosine dehydratase, with protein MQKNFSMRTELLLGNEGMNKLKNSKVAVFGVGGVGSFVCEALARAGVGTLIMVDHDDIDITNINRQLPALHSTVGKSKVECMKKRILDINPDINVIAHKRLYDKDSADELLSKDYDYVVDAIDMVSSKIDLIERCYKNDIRIMSSMGMGNKLDPTKIEVTDITKTHMCPLAKVMRRELKIRNIKKLKVAYSTEKPIKPVKSISSESKRETPGSTSFVPSVGGLIIASVVVNDIVSQ; from the coding sequence ATGCAGAAAAATTTTTCTATGAGAACAGAACTTTTATTAGGAAATGAAGGAATGAATAAGCTTAAGAATTCGAAAGTTGCAGTTTTTGGAGTAGGGGGAGTGGGAAGTTTTGTATGTGAAGCTTTAGCTAGAGCTGGGGTAGGAACTTTAATAATGGTAGATCATGATGATATAGATATAACCAATATAAATAGGCAATTACCAGCTCTTCATAGTACTGTTGGAAAAAGTAAGGTTGAATGTATGAAGAAAAGAATACTTGATATAAATCCTGATATAAATGTTATAGCTCATAAGAGATTATATGACAAAGATAGTGCAGATGAGCTGTTAAGCAAAGATTATGACTATGTAGTAGATGCTATTGATATGGTATCGTCTAAAATAGATTTAATAGAGAGATGTTATAAAAATGATATAAGAATAATGAGCTCTATGGGTATGGGAAATAAATTAGACCCTACTAAGATAGAGGTTACAGATATAACTAAAACTCATATGTGCCCTTTAGCTAAGGTTATGAGAAGAGAACTAAAAATTAGAAATATCAAAAAATTAAAGGTTGCATATTCAACAGAGAAACCTATAAAGCCTGTTAAGAGTATATCTAGTGAGTCAAAGAGAGAAACTCCTGGAAGCACATCTTTTGTTCCTTCTGTAGGTGGTCTTATAATAGCATCTGTTGTAGTTAATGATATAGTTAGTCAATAA